In one window of Paraflavitalea soli DNA:
- a CDS encoding right-handed parallel beta-helix repeat-containing protein: MRRATTLLALLCLLLNSQDSLAKIWRVNNNAGVAADFTDLQSAVNGAAPGDTLHIEGSPYSYGGATIGKKLTILGPGFFLDENPNSQALQHSGKLAGIAFNVGSEGSLVMGIDFQGNGINIFSDDILIRRNRFSTQNGVIPDYSIGTINLYYRSNNSNIPINNVIISQNYGVKIAVSYASTGVLITNNYICFEAWGGDGTTSYCLAAHANAILLVQNNIFRRGKVGASNSNFTNNIMVFGQFEGTGNLYSNNMASASQFGNANGNQENVIMANVFVGATTNPTAEGQWKLKAGSPAIGAGYGSTAQNPIDCGMFSGQNAYILAGMPPMPAIYSFEIQPIGSNTDPIDVKVKVKSAGN; this comes from the coding sequence ATGAGAAGAGCAACTACTCTATTGGCATTACTGTGCCTTTTACTGAACAGTCAAGACAGCCTGGCAAAGATCTGGCGGGTGAACAACAACGCTGGTGTGGCCGCCGATTTCACCGACCTGCAGAGCGCGGTTAACGGCGCTGCCCCGGGCGATACCTTGCACATTGAAGGTTCGCCTTATTCTTATGGGGGCGCCACTATTGGCAAAAAACTAACGATACTGGGGCCAGGCTTTTTCCTCGATGAAAATCCCAATAGCCAGGCCCTCCAGCATTCAGGCAAATTGGCTGGTATTGCATTCAATGTGGGATCGGAAGGGTCATTGGTCATGGGGATCGATTTCCAGGGCAATGGCATTAACATATTTTCAGATGATATCCTTATCCGCCGCAATAGGTTCTCTACTCAAAATGGCGTCATTCCCGATTATAGTATTGGCACCATCAACCTGTATTACCGCAGTAACAACAGCAATATTCCCATCAACAATGTGATCATATCTCAGAATTATGGTGTGAAAATAGCGGTGAGTTATGCTTCTACCGGTGTACTGATCACCAATAATTATATTTGTTTTGAAGCCTGGGGGGGCGATGGCACGACCTCTTATTGCCTGGCAGCACATGCAAACGCCATCCTGCTGGTACAGAACAATATCTTCCGGCGTGGTAAAGTAGGCGCCAGCAACAGCAATTTCACGAACAACATTATGGTATTCGGCCAGTTTGAAGGTACGGGCAATCTTTACTCCAATAATATGGCCAGCGCCTCTCAGTTTGGCAATGCCAATGGCAACCAGGAGAATGTGATCATGGCCAATGTGTTTGTGGGTGCAACGACAAACCCAACTGCAGAAGGACAATGGAAATTAAAAGCAGGATCACCGGCTATTGGTGCAGGTTATGGCAGTACGGCGCAGAACCCCATTGACTGTGGCATGTTTAGTGGTCAGAATGCTTACATACTGGCTGGCATGCCGCCTATGCCGGCCATCTACTCCTTCGAAATACAACCGATCGGCAGCAATACGGACCCGATCGACGTAAAGGTGAAAGTGAAGTCGGCGGGGAATTAG